A part of Thermodesulforhabdaceae bacterium genomic DNA contains:
- the lysA gene encoding diaminopimelate decarboxylase produces the protein MHHFHYVKDILHCENVPLHRIAEEVGTPCYVYSYATLSHHFRVFDGAFATVDHLTCFAVKANSNIAILSLFGSIGAGMDIVSGGELYRARKAGIPPDRIVYSGVGKSVQEIDYALSEGILMFNIESFEELELINARAGNLGVKAPIALRVNPDVDPKTHPYISTGMKKNKFGIDMKLALDAYDRAAELDHVEIVGVDCHIGSQLTDTAPFVEAIVKIKELVQELRRRNIDIRYVDVGGGLGITYDQEKPPHPTEYAEAVLKEMRGLECCFIFEPGRVIVGNAGILLTKVLYNKRTPTKHFVIVDAAMNDLIRPSLYNAFHAILPVRRDPSRGTEIVDVVGPICESGDFLARDRVLPMQSSNDFLAVMSAGAYGFSMSSNYNSRPRAAEVLVKDDQYEIIRERETWEDLIRLERIPHWISSGGNT, from the coding sequence ATGCACCATTTCCATTACGTAAAAGACATTCTTCATTGCGAAAATGTTCCGCTTCATCGCATTGCTGAAGAAGTAGGAACGCCCTGTTATGTTTATAGCTACGCTACCTTGAGTCACCATTTCAGAGTTTTTGATGGAGCTTTCGCTACGGTAGATCATCTTACCTGTTTTGCCGTAAAGGCTAATTCAAACATTGCTATCCTGAGCCTTTTTGGGTCAATAGGAGCCGGGATGGATATAGTTTCCGGAGGAGAACTATATCGAGCCAGAAAAGCAGGTATTCCTCCAGATAGGATTGTCTATTCCGGAGTAGGAAAAAGTGTTCAGGAGATTGACTACGCTCTATCGGAAGGCATCCTTATGTTTAACATTGAATCCTTCGAAGAATTGGAGCTAATCAATGCACGTGCCGGAAATCTTGGTGTTAAGGCTCCTATAGCACTTCGAGTAAACCCGGATGTGGATCCGAAAACACATCCTTACATATCCACCGGTATGAAGAAAAACAAATTCGGAATCGATATGAAGCTTGCTCTGGATGCATACGATCGAGCAGCAGAACTTGATCATGTAGAGATAGTGGGGGTGGATTGTCACATTGGAAGTCAGCTCACGGACACAGCCCCCTTTGTGGAAGCTATTGTTAAGATTAAAGAACTTGTTCAAGAATTGAGGCGGCGCAATATTGACATACGCTACGTGGATGTTGGTGGAGGACTTGGTATAACTTACGACCAAGAAAAACCTCCCCATCCAACAGAATACGCAGAAGCTGTTCTTAAGGAAATGCGAGGTCTGGAGTGTTGCTTTATCTTTGAGCCAGGAAGGGTCATAGTTGGAAACGCCGGTATTTTGCTTACAAAAGTTCTTTACAACAAAAGGACTCCAACTAAACACTTTGTAATTGTGGACGCTGCTATGAACGATCTGATCCGACCAAGTCTTTATAACGCTTTTCACGCTATTTTACCTGTTCGTCGAGACCCTTCCCGAGGCACAGAAATAGTGGATGTGGTGGGACCGATATGTGAATCGGGAGATTTTCTCGCAAGAGATCGTGTCCTTCCGATGCAGTCTTCAAACGATTTCCTTGCCGTTATGAGCGCTGGCGCTTACGGTTTTTCAATGTCGTCAAACTACAATTCCCGTCCAAGAGCAGCAGAAGTGCTGGTTAAGGATGATCAGTATGAAATCATCCGTGAGCGAGAAACCTGGGAAGACCTTATCCGTCTTGAACGCATTCCTCATTGGATTTCTTCTGGAGGTAACACATGA
- the argH gene encoding argininosuccinate lyase, which yields MEIKKPWQGRFEKPTLGEVERYTESLSFDWRLYRYDIAGSVAHCRMLAECGIISHDEASQIITALGEIYREIERGEFVFDPSFEDIHMAIEQRLIQKIGDIGGKLHTARSRNDQISLDIRLYLRDVILSVREELVKVIETLANLAKRCFHVIMPGYTHLQHAQPVALSHHFMAYCEMFRRDEERFADALKRVNVLPLGSAALAGTSFSIDMTITARYLNFDAITRNSIDAVSDRDHLLEFLSSAAITMMHISRLAEELVLWSSSEFGFIELSDAFCTGSSIMPQKKNPDVAELMRGKTGRVYGNLMALLTTMKALPLSYNRDLQEDKIPLFDTADTILSTLKLLAMMLPEITIREERMEQAAKEGWILATELADYLVTQGVPFRKAHHVVGQIVRFCIEEGKDFKDCTLEELRKFHRAFDETIFEVLDVRKAVERRKSHGGTSWSRVKEAIETTENYVRETKENINTIRNRYKLTH from the coding sequence GTGGAAATTAAAAAACCCTGGCAGGGACGCTTTGAAAAACCCACTCTTGGCGAAGTAGAACGATATACGGAATCGCTGAGCTTTGATTGGCGACTCTATCGATATGACATTGCAGGAAGTGTTGCCCACTGTAGAATGCTTGCAGAATGTGGAATAATTTCCCATGACGAAGCTTCCCAGATTATTACAGCCCTTGGAGAGATTTACCGAGAAATCGAGCGAGGAGAATTTGTTTTCGATCCATCCTTCGAAGATATTCACATGGCAATAGAACAGCGGCTTATTCAGAAGATAGGCGATATAGGGGGTAAGCTTCACACAGCCAGGAGCAGAAACGATCAGATCTCTCTCGACATTAGGCTTTACCTGCGGGACGTAATATTATCGGTCAGAGAAGAACTCGTGAAAGTGATAGAAACTCTCGCTAATCTAGCAAAACGATGTTTCCACGTTATAATGCCCGGATATACTCACCTGCAGCATGCTCAGCCTGTGGCTTTGAGTCACCATTTCATGGCATACTGTGAAATGTTTCGTCGAGATGAAGAACGTTTTGCCGACGCGCTGAAACGTGTCAATGTGCTTCCTTTGGGAAGTGCAGCTCTAGCAGGCACAAGCTTTTCTATAGACATGACTATAACAGCCAGGTATCTTAACTTTGATGCAATAACCCGAAATAGCATAGACGCAGTAAGCGACAGAGATCACCTTCTGGAATTTCTCTCATCGGCAGCCATAACTATGATGCATATAAGCCGCCTTGCAGAAGAACTTGTGTTATGGTCGAGTTCAGAATTTGGTTTCATTGAACTGAGCGATGCCTTTTGCACGGGCTCGAGCATTATGCCGCAGAAAAAAAACCCTGATGTAGCAGAATTGATGCGAGGAAAGACCGGAAGAGTTTACGGCAACTTGATGGCTTTGCTCACTACCATGAAAGCGTTACCACTTAGTTACAACAGAGACCTTCAGGAAGATAAGATTCCTCTTTTCGATACGGCTGATACGATCCTCAGCACTCTGAAACTTCTCGCTATGATGCTTCCAGAAATTACCATTCGTGAAGAAAGGATGGAACAGGCGGCAAAAGAAGGATGGATTCTCGCCACCGAATTGGCAGACTATCTGGTTACTCAAGGAGTGCCTTTTAGAAAGGCTCACCATGTAGTTGGACAGATTGTTCGATTCTGCATCGAAGAAGGAAAAGATTTCAAGGATTGCACTCTGGAAGAACTACGAAAATTTCATAGAGCCTTTGACGAAACCATTTTCGAAGTGCTCGATGTGCGTAAAGCTGTTGAACGCCGAAAGTCTCATGGTGGAACATCATGGTCTCGGGTAAAAGAAGCCATAGAAACTACAGAAAATTACGTTAGGGAAACCAAGGAAAACATTAATACTATCAGGAATCGCTATAAATTGACTCACTGA
- the argB gene encoding acetylglutamate kinase, which translates to MGQAESMEKVAERAKVLSEALPYIRSFYGKTIVIKYGGHAMIEEHLKDSFAQDVVLLKYIGINPVVVHGGGPQIGQMLKKIGKESLFREGMRVTDEETMDIVEMVLAGRLNKDIVKLLNNHGGKAVGLSGKDANLIEATKMHIYKYQGDDQPPEIIDIGLVGEVKRVNEEIIRILEKSQIIPVIAPVGVGPQGETFNINADLVAGAIAGALKATKLVLMTDVPGVLDINGNLISSLTMSEALELIETETVKGGMIPKLRCAVDALSAGVEKVHIIDGRLPHSVLLEIFTDSGIGTEIVKG; encoded by the coding sequence ATGGGACAGGCAGAATCGATGGAAAAAGTTGCGGAAAGAGCAAAAGTTCTGAGCGAAGCTCTGCCATACATACGGAGTTTTTATGGCAAAACTATTGTGATCAAATATGGTGGCCATGCCATGATCGAAGAACATCTTAAGGATTCCTTCGCTCAGGATGTCGTGCTTCTCAAATACATCGGCATAAATCCAGTTGTGGTCCACGGGGGAGGTCCTCAGATCGGTCAAATGCTAAAAAAGATCGGCAAAGAAAGCCTATTTCGGGAAGGGATGCGAGTAACTGATGAAGAAACAATGGACATTGTCGAAATGGTGCTAGCCGGAAGACTCAATAAAGACATTGTGAAACTGCTGAATAACCATGGCGGTAAAGCGGTGGGACTAAGCGGGAAGGACGCCAATCTCATTGAGGCCACGAAGATGCACATTTATAAGTATCAGGGAGATGATCAACCGCCAGAAATTATAGACATCGGTCTTGTTGGAGAGGTAAAAAGAGTTAACGAAGAAATTATCCGCATTTTAGAAAAAAGCCAGATTATTCCAGTGATAGCTCCCGTAGGAGTCGGTCCTCAGGGAGAAACCTTCAATATAAATGCCGATCTTGTCGCTGGAGCCATAGCTGGAGCGCTAAAAGCCACTAAACTTGTTCTCATGACCGATGTGCCGGGTGTGTTGGATATAAACGGTAATCTCATCTCAAGTCTTACCATGAGCGAGGCTCTGGAGCTTATAGAAACTGAAACCGTAAAGGGCGGCATGATACCAAAACTTCGATGCGCTGTAGATGCCTTGAGCGCAGGCGTTGAAAAAGTTCATATCATTGATGGCCGTCTGCCTCACTCTGTTCTACTTGAAATCTTTACCGATTCCGGTATAGGAACTGAAATCGTAAAAGGATGA
- a CDS encoding aspartate aminotransferase family protein — MEARGELNITEICDTTICRTYARQPVVFVRGSGCRLWDNNGKEYRDFLAGIAVCNLGHCPERLTEVLCEQARKLVHVSNLFYTEPQTLLAAELVKCSFGDRVFFCNSGAEANEAAIKLARKYSFTHYGPGRYQIITMKNSFHGRTLATLSATGQEKVQKGFEPLVDGFVYVEFGSIEAVRDAITEKTCAVMVEPIQGEGGVKIPPAGYLKNLRDLCDEKGLLLIFDEVQVGMGRTGKLFAYEHEGVAPHIITLAKALANGLPIGAMITTEKVSEVFDPGSHASTFGGTPLVSAVALETVKTIADPKFLEDVQRKGEYFLKGLRELQKKHGIVKDIRGRGLILAMELDRPAKIVVEKCLERGAIINCTQDTVLRFLPPLIIPLEDIDWLLDQLDQIFKEIV; from the coding sequence ATGGAAGCCAGGGGAGAACTGAACATTACCGAAATTTGTGACACAACAATATGTCGCACTTACGCTCGCCAGCCGGTGGTGTTTGTCCGTGGTTCGGGTTGTCGATTATGGGATAATAATGGCAAGGAATATCGGGACTTTCTTGCAGGCATTGCTGTATGTAATTTAGGACACTGTCCGGAAAGATTAACGGAAGTTTTATGTGAGCAGGCAAGAAAACTTGTTCATGTATCAAACCTTTTTTACACAGAACCGCAAACACTACTTGCGGCCGAACTTGTAAAATGCTCCTTTGGGGATCGTGTCTTCTTCTGTAACAGTGGTGCTGAAGCTAACGAAGCGGCTATAAAGCTTGCCAGAAAGTATAGCTTTACTCACTACGGCCCGGGCCGTTACCAGATTATCACTATGAAAAATTCTTTCCACGGTAGAACTCTCGCCACTCTCTCAGCAACAGGTCAGGAAAAGGTTCAGAAGGGTTTTGAACCTCTTGTGGATGGCTTTGTATATGTAGAATTTGGTTCGATCGAAGCTGTGCGGGATGCTATCACGGAAAAAACCTGTGCGGTTATGGTGGAACCCATACAGGGAGAAGGTGGAGTTAAAATTCCCCCTGCAGGTTATCTTAAAAACCTGAGAGACTTATGTGATGAAAAAGGGCTACTTCTCATATTCGACGAAGTCCAGGTGGGAATGGGAAGAACAGGAAAACTTTTTGCCTACGAACACGAAGGAGTAGCGCCTCATATAATAACTCTTGCAAAGGCTCTTGCTAACGGTCTTCCTATTGGGGCGATGATAACCACTGAAAAAGTTTCGGAGGTATTTGATCCGGGAAGCCATGCCAGCACCTTTGGCGGGACACCGCTTGTAAGTGCTGTGGCTCTGGAAACAGTTAAAACCATCGCTGATCCAAAGTTTTTGGAAGATGTTCAGCGCAAAGGAGAGTATTTCCTTAAGGGACTTAGAGAACTTCAGAAAAAACATGGAATAGTTAAGGATATTCGAGGACGTGGACTGATACTCGCCATGGAGCTTGATAGACCAGCAAAGATTGTCGTGGAGAAATGTCTCGAGCGAGGAGCCATTATCAACTGCACTCAGGACACAGTCCTAAGGTTTCTCCCGCCTCTTATAATTCCCTTAGAAGACATTGACTGGCTGTTGGATCAGCTTGATCAAATATTTAAGGAGATTGTATGA
- the hslU gene encoding ATP-dependent protease ATPase subunit HslU, which translates to MNKPLTPAEIVKELDKYVIGQQEAKKMVAIALRNRWRRQQVPEHLRDEIAPKNIIMIGPTGVGKTEIARRLAKLAQSPFLKVEATKFTEVGYVGRDVESMIRDLTDIAVSMVRQEELERVREKAAQLAEEKLLDILLPASKRRGRGAAARQAETNLSPEEMADNIQTIDSTREKLRELLRTGKLDERYVEVEVADRSAPVMEIFTGVSLEELDYSIREMLNSMMPRRTRRRKVKIPEAKEILTEEEAQKLVDMDKVIRTAIERVQQSGIIFIDEIDKIVGRDATGGPDVSREGVQRDLLPIVEGSTVMTKYGMVKTDHILFIASGAFHIAKPSDLIPELQGRFPIRVELKPLTREDFVRILTEPENALTTQYKALLQTEGVELVFEPEAIEAIAEIAYEVNTRTENIGARRLHTIIEKLLSDISFHAPELQGQTIQIDRQYVLDTLKDIVEDQDLSRYIL; encoded by the coding sequence ATGAATAAACCGCTCACTCCAGCAGAGATTGTCAAGGAACTCGATAAATACGTTATAGGACAGCAGGAAGCGAAAAAAATGGTCGCCATCGCTTTAAGAAACCGATGGCGAAGACAACAGGTGCCTGAACACCTGCGAGATGAGATTGCTCCAAAAAATATTATAATGATTGGACCCACAGGGGTCGGTAAAACAGAGATCGCTCGTAGATTAGCAAAACTTGCTCAGTCCCCCTTTCTTAAAGTGGAAGCAACCAAGTTCACCGAAGTGGGCTACGTTGGTCGGGATGTCGAATCAATGATTAGAGATCTTACCGATATTGCTGTCAGCATGGTCCGGCAGGAGGAATTAGAACGGGTTCGAGAAAAAGCGGCGCAGCTTGCGGAGGAAAAACTTCTGGATATTCTTCTTCCTGCTTCCAAAAGAAGGGGTCGTGGTGCGGCAGCTCGTCAAGCGGAGACGAATCTTTCACCAGAAGAGATGGCGGACAACATCCAAACTATCGATTCCACAAGAGAAAAACTTAGAGAACTTCTTAGAACGGGAAAACTAGATGAGCGTTACGTAGAAGTTGAAGTGGCAGATCGGTCTGCTCCTGTTATGGAAATTTTTACTGGAGTGAGCCTGGAAGAACTCGATTACAGTATCCGTGAAATGCTTAATTCCATGATGCCCAGAAGAACCAGGCGACGAAAGGTAAAAATTCCCGAAGCGAAAGAGATTCTCACCGAAGAGGAAGCTCAAAAGCTTGTGGACATGGATAAAGTCATTCGGACGGCTATAGAGCGAGTTCAGCAGTCGGGCATAATCTTTATAGACGAAATAGACAAGATCGTGGGAAGAGACGCAACCGGGGGACCTGACGTTTCTCGAGAGGGTGTTCAACGAGATTTGCTCCCCATTGTTGAAGGTTCCACCGTTATGACAAAATACGGCATGGTTAAAACTGATCATATACTTTTCATTGCTTCTGGAGCCTTTCATATAGCTAAGCCTTCTGATCTTATTCCCGAACTTCAGGGGCGGTTTCCCATACGCGTGGAACTAAAACCTCTTACCAGGGAAGATTTCGTGAGAATTTTGACAGAACCAGAAAACGCTCTCACGACCCAGTATAAGGCTCTTCTTCAAACGGAGGGCGTTGAACTGGTGTTTGAACCCGAAGCGATCGAAGCCATTGCCGAAATAGCTTACGAAGTAAACACCCGGACAGAAAACATAGGTGCTAGAAGGCTTCACACCATTATTGAAAAGCTTCTGTCTGATATATCTTTCCATGCGCCAGAACTTCAGGGACAGACTATACAAATAGATCGGCAGTATGTGCTTGATACTCTAAAAGACATTGTGGAAGATCAAGACCTGAGCCGATACATCCTGTAG
- the argF gene encoding ornithine carbamoyltransferase, which translates to MTRHFLTIWDLTEEEIWAVIERAQVLKKALREGTLVKTLQGKVLGLLFMKPSTRTRVSFEAGMYYLGGNCIFMTSKETQLSRKEPLSDTARVLSRYIDALVVRTYAHEEVEELARYSSIPVINGLTDLHHPCQVLGDLLTVWEKKGSFNFPIAWVGDGNNVCHSWIEASLRLGLTLRIATPEGFEPHPEIMAKVKSSDRSYGRVELYRDPVEAVKDAQVLNTDVWTSMGQEAEEARRREVFAPYQLNRQLLSHAHPEAIVLHCLPAHRGEEITDDVIEGSQSVVFDQAENRMFIQMALLEWLILQ; encoded by the coding sequence ATGACCAGGCATTTTTTGACTATATGGGATCTTACAGAAGAAGAGATATGGGCTGTCATTGAGCGAGCTCAGGTGTTGAAAAAAGCTCTTCGTGAGGGAACTCTTGTAAAAACTCTTCAAGGTAAAGTGCTGGGTCTGCTCTTTATGAAGCCATCTACGAGAACCAGGGTTTCCTTCGAGGCAGGCATGTATTACCTTGGCGGTAATTGCATTTTTATGACTTCTAAAGAAACTCAACTTTCCCGTAAGGAGCCTCTTTCAGACACAGCCAGAGTTTTATCCCGATACATTGATGCTCTTGTGGTTAGAACCTACGCTCACGAAGAAGTGGAAGAACTTGCTCGCTATTCTTCCATCCCGGTTATAAACGGTCTTACTGACCTACATCACCCCTGTCAGGTGCTTGGGGATCTTCTTACGGTGTGGGAAAAGAAAGGATCTTTCAATTTCCCCATAGCCTGGGTGGGAGATGGAAACAACGTTTGTCATTCATGGATTGAGGCGTCTCTACGCCTGGGATTAACTCTCAGAATAGCTACACCTGAAGGTTTTGAGCCTCATCCAGAGATTATGGCTAAGGTAAAGAGTAGCGATCGTAGTTACGGCAGAGTGGAACTTTATCGAGATCCGGTGGAAGCCGTTAAAGACGCTCAAGTTTTGAATACCGACGTTTGGACAAGCATGGGACAGGAAGCAGAAGAAGCCAGAAGGCGAGAAGTCTTTGCTCCATACCAGCTCAATCGCCAGCTACTTTCCCATGCTCATCCTGAGGCTATCGTGTTACACTGTCTTCCGGCTCACCGTGGAGAAGAAATCACCGACGACGTCATAGAAGGGTCTCAATCGGTCGTCTTTGATCAGGCAGAAAACAGAATGTTCATCCAGATGGCTTTGCTTGAGTGGTTGATTCTTCAGTAG
- the hslV gene encoding ATP-dependent protease subunit HslV — translation MQERSIKSTTVLAIRHQGRVVMAGDGQVTLGDTVIKQGAKKVRRMHHGKVLAGFAGATADAFTLFERLEAKLEQYNGSLKRAAVELAKDWRTDKVLRRLEAMLVAADKNECLIITGSGDVIEPDDGVAAVGSGSPYALAAARALIKHSNLSPRQIVEEAMRIAASICIYTNSEFVIEELEI, via the coding sequence ATGCAAGAAAGATCGATAAAGAGCACAACGGTTCTAGCCATCCGCCATCAGGGTCGAGTGGTTATGGCGGGAGATGGGCAGGTGACCCTGGGAGATACGGTTATTAAACAGGGTGCAAAGAAGGTTCGCCGCATGCATCACGGTAAAGTTCTTGCTGGTTTTGCGGGAGCAACGGCTGACGCCTTCACACTCTTTGAACGGCTTGAAGCAAAGCTTGAGCAGTATAATGGTAGCCTTAAGCGGGCAGCCGTCGAACTTGCTAAAGACTGGCGCACCGATAAGGTGCTTCGTCGGCTTGAAGCTATGCTCGTTGCCGCAGATAAAAACGAGTGTCTTATAATAACTGGTAGTGGGGACGTGATTGAACCCGATGATGGCGTTGCCGCTGTTGGGTCAGGATCACCTTATGCTCTTGCTGCAGCCAGAGCTCTTATTAAGCATTCGAATCTTTCTCCACGCCAAATCGTCGAAGAAGCAATGCGCATTGCGGCTTCGATATGCATCTACACTAACAGCGAATTTGTCATTGAGGAGCTTGAGATATGA
- a CDS encoding tyrosine-type recombinase/integrase, whose product MELAKAIKLFLAYLESERRVSGETVRAYESDLNQWADWLAKKNGNRIPTIHDGTRYDVLEFFGSLSLEKSSQARKLSALRSFYRFLEERFEETHNPVEEVHNPRVPLKTPPYMDVDEIYAFLGHLKDKALSASSHWRQVRNWAIYETIYSTGVRVSEVVSIKETDVDHDQGFLRVVGKGRKERLVPIGKTALSAISSYLEALSTQEPDLRHVSDVLFKNHRGKKLSTRAVHDILQKELLEARASKLMGPHGLRHSFASHLLSAGADIRSIQEMLGHAHLTTTERYTHVDLGHLTSVYDKAHLRSRKDGRD is encoded by the coding sequence ATGGAACTAGCTAAGGCTATAAAATTATTCCTTGCTTACTTAGAAAGTGAGAGGCGAGTAAGCGGTGAGACTGTTAGAGCCTACGAGTCAGATTTGAATCAATGGGCTGACTGGCTCGCAAAGAAAAACGGAAACCGTATTCCGACAATACACGACGGAACGCGCTACGACGTTCTGGAGTTTTTCGGTTCCCTATCCCTAGAAAAAAGTTCTCAAGCGAGGAAGCTTTCAGCTTTACGGAGCTTCTATCGCTTTCTTGAAGAACGTTTTGAAGAAACTCATAATCCCGTTGAAGAAGTTCACAATCCTAGAGTTCCTCTAAAGACCCCACCCTACATGGATGTTGATGAAATCTACGCCTTTTTAGGTCATCTGAAAGACAAAGCTCTTTCTGCATCTTCTCATTGGCGCCAGGTTCGAAATTGGGCAATATACGAGACTATTTATTCCACAGGTGTTCGAGTTAGTGAGGTTGTATCTATCAAGGAAACCGATGTTGATCATGATCAAGGATTTTTAAGAGTTGTGGGGAAGGGTAGAAAAGAACGGCTTGTGCCAATAGGAAAAACGGCTCTGTCCGCAATAAGCTCTTACCTTGAAGCTCTATCCACCCAAGAACCTGACCTCCGCCATGTCTCTGACGTGCTTTTTAAAAACCATCGAGGCAAAAAGTTGTCCACTCGAGCTGTCCACGACATACTCCAAAAGGAACTACTGGAAGCCCGAGCATCAAAGCTTATGGGACCTCACGGGCTACGCCATAGCTTTGCAAGTCATCTTTTGAGCGCTGGAGCAGACATAAGATCGATCCAGGAAATGCTTGGTCATGCTCACCTGACTACAACAGAGCGTTACACTCACGTTGATCTTGGACATTTAACCAGTGTATATGATAAAGCTCACTTGAGAAGCAGAAAGGACGGTAGGGATTGA
- a CDS encoding argininosuccinate synthase, with the protein MKVNKVVLAYSGGLDTSVILKWLIETYQCEVIAFSADIGQGEELAGLEEKALQTGASKVRIEDLKEEFVRDFVFPMFRANAIYENQYLLGTSIARPLIAKKQVEIAQEEGADAVSHGATGKGNDQVRFELTYMALDPSLKIIAPWREWNFKSRTALIEFAKKHGIPVPVTKEKPYSSDRNLLHISYEGGILEDPWAEPPEDMFVLTVSPERASDKPEIVEIDFERGDPVAVNGQRMSPAQLLQHLNELGGKHGIGRVDIVENRFVGMKSRGVYETPGGTILRVAHQAIESITMDREVMHLRNSLIPEYSRLIYYGFWFSPERQLLQQFMDTAQDNVWGTVRLKLYKGNVMVLGRKSDRSLYRPSLATFEEDTEYQQADATGFIRLQGLRLKIASMIQQIKA; encoded by the coding sequence ATGAAGGTTAACAAGGTTGTTCTTGCTTATTCGGGAGGTCTTGACACTTCGGTCATACTCAAGTGGTTGATCGAGACCTATCAGTGTGAGGTAATCGCATTTTCCGCTGATATAGGCCAGGGTGAAGAACTCGCTGGGCTGGAAGAAAAGGCTCTTCAAACAGGAGCATCAAAAGTCCGCATAGAGGATCTTAAAGAGGAATTTGTACGAGACTTTGTTTTTCCCATGTTTCGTGCAAACGCTATTTACGAAAATCAATATCTTCTGGGGACATCTATTGCACGACCGCTTATCGCTAAAAAACAGGTTGAAATTGCTCAGGAAGAAGGAGCTGACGCAGTAAGTCACGGTGCCACGGGTAAAGGTAACGATCAGGTTCGGTTTGAACTGACCTATATGGCCTTAGATCCTTCCCTTAAAATCATTGCTCCATGGCGAGAGTGGAACTTCAAGTCCAGGACGGCTCTTATCGAATTTGCAAAAAAACACGGCATTCCTGTGCCGGTAACCAAAGAAAAACCTTACAGTTCTGATCGAAATCTTCTTCATATAAGCTACGAGGGAGGCATTCTGGAAGATCCCTGGGCGGAACCCCCGGAAGACATGTTCGTGCTTACGGTTAGCCCCGAGCGGGCTAGCGATAAACCTGAGATTGTTGAGATTGATTTTGAGCGGGGAGATCCTGTAGCTGTCAACGGTCAAAGGATGTCTCCTGCTCAGTTGCTGCAGCATCTCAACGAATTGGGCGGAAAACACGGTATTGGTAGAGTGGACATAGTGGAAAACCGATTCGTGGGAATGAAATCTCGGGGGGTCTATGAGACACCGGGAGGGACTATACTTCGAGTAGCCCATCAGGCGATTGAATCCATTACGATGGATCGAGAAGTTATGCATCTCAGAAACAGTCTTATTCCTGAATATTCGCGTTTGATTTATTACGGATTCTGGTTTTCACCTGAACGCCAACTCCTCCAGCAATTTATGGATACAGCCCAGGATAACGTCTGGGGCACTGTCAGGTTAAAACTTTACAAAGGCAATGTAATGGTGCTGGGTAGGAAATCGGATCGGTCGCTGTATCGACCAAGTCTTGCCACCTTTGAGGAAGACACCGAATATCAGCAGGCTGATGCTACTGGATTTATTCGTCTTCAGGGACTCAGGCTAAAAATCGCTTCCATGATTCAACAGATAAAGGCATGA
- the dapF gene encoding diaminopimelate epimerase, translating to MKESRIPFLKMTGSGNDFILIDNRQMVISPEKAPELARKACRHKLSVGADGLILVENDKEVDFSWRFFNSDGSEAEMCGNGARCAARFAVLKGIVKSSSMVFRTGAGFIQAEITGSTQVKVQIPGISEAKLNIPVTLSELEGIEKLSISSIDPAQNHIVVHFANTGVPHVVIFCKDRQELDSVDVVKLGRFIRFHPQFSPRGTNVNFVWVASENEIFIRTYERGVEDETLACGTGSIAGAIISSALGKTHSPVAVNTKGGESLRVFFSKKMEGFSDVFLEGQALVVYEGLLWDETLVN from the coding sequence ATGAAAGAATCCAGGATCCCCTTTCTTAAAATGACCGGAAGTGGAAATGATTTTATTTTGATTGATAATCGGCAAATGGTCATTTCGCCTGAAAAAGCGCCAGAACTTGCTCGGAAAGCCTGCAGGCACAAGTTATCTGTGGGAGCTGATGGGCTTATACTTGTTGAAAACGATAAGGAAGTGGACTTTTCGTGGCGATTTTTCAACTCAGACGGTAGTGAAGCTGAAATGTGCGGCAATGGAGCTAGATGTGCAGCAAGATTCGCTGTGTTGAAAGGGATTGTAAAATCCAGTTCTATGGTTTTCAGAACCGGGGCAGGCTTTATTCAGGCTGAAATTACAGGATCAACTCAAGTTAAAGTCCAGATTCCTGGGATAAGTGAAGCCAAACTTAACATTCCTGTTACTCTCAGCGAACTTGAAGGGATCGAAAAACTCTCGATTTCATCAATAGATCCAGCTCAAAACCATATAGTCGTTCATTTTGCCAATACAGGTGTGCCCCACGTGGTTATTTTCTGTAAAGATAGGCAAGAACTTGATTCTGTTGATGTGGTAAAGCTTGGTCGATTTATTCGTTTTCACCCTCAATTCTCTCCTCGCGGCACAAATGTTAATTTCGTTTGGGTTGCCAGTGAAAATGAAATTTTCATAAGAACTTACGAACGCGGAGTAGAAGACGAAACTCTGGCTTGCGGAACAGGTTCTATCGCCGGAGCGATCATATCTTCAGCTCTTGGAAAGACTCACTCTCCCGTGGCTGTTAACACAAAGGGCGGGGAAAGCCTTCGAGTGTTTTTCAGCAAAAAGATGGAAGGTTTTTCGGATGTCTTTCTAGAGGGACAGGCTCTCGTTGTTTACGAGGGTCTATTGTGGGATGAAACCTTGGTCAATTAA